In Eriocheir sinensis breed Jianghai 21 chromosome 45, ASM2467909v1, whole genome shotgun sequence, the following proteins share a genomic window:
- the LOC126980776 gene encoding uncharacterized protein LOC126980776, translated as MLAAVWAMAKCRFYLVGLQNFTLMTDHRPLIPILNNYSLDAVENPRLQRLKEKISPYLFTAVWRAGKTLCIPDALSRAPVSHPTPEDEVLCTEAAVSLRTVVTVRAVTATEEDDEKTLEEIRAAARADPAYVRLLNCVTSGFPANRYDLHNSLLPYWKIRDELYADGDLVLYGVRAVVPAALRRRTLTRLHDSHRGAEATKRRASQTVFWPGINSDIANTVQACEQCQILQPSQQKEPLLNDDNPTRPFESVSADFFVVAGKSFLVVVDRLSGWPVVVPCHGDTTSATTIRIFCRYFREVGVPLRLRTDGGPQFTSQEFRHFMDRWGVRHVVTSPHYPQSNGHAEAAVKTVKHLIMKVAPSGNIDCEEFDRGLLELRNTPNFTGRSPAQILFGRPLRSCVPAHPHSFSEDWQAKAEDCNRRAAARAKDSTARYDQHAHPLPRLKIGQHVRIQDPTSHRWDKVGVIMGIGRLRTYEVRLPSGRVYWRNRRFLRPVQYPSEESLPQRESDGDDPPAEPRRSARLQRKQSARD; from the coding sequence ATGCTCGCCGCCGTCTGGGCGATGGCCAAGTGCAGGTTTTACTTGGTGGGACTACAAAACTTCACTCTGATGACCGATCACCGTCCCCTGATACCCATACTGAATAACTACTCACTGGATGCCGTGGAAAACCCTCGCCTCCAGCGTCTTAAGGAGAAGATCTCGCCTTACCTCTTTACGGCAGTGTGGCGTGCAGGCAAGACACTTTGCATTCCTGATGCTTTGTCTCGTGCCCCAGTCAGCCACCCTACGCCTGAAGACGAGGTACTGTGCACTGAAGCGGCAGTCTCCCTTAGGACCGTAGTAACCGTGAGGGCCGTCACAGCGacagaggaagacgatgaaaagACCCTCGAGGAAATCCGTGCAGCAGCAAGAGCTGACCCGGCATATGTTCGTCTGCTCAACTGTGTGACTTCAGGGTTTCCTGCAAACCGCTATGACCTTCACAACTCCTTGCTCCCATATTGGAAAATACGGGACGAACTCTACGCCGACGGTGATCTCGTCCTCTATGGCGTGAGAGCTGTGGTTCCTGCCGCCCTACGTCGTCGTACCCTGACCCGCTTACATGACAGTCACCGGGGCGCTGAGGCAACTAAGCGACGGGCGAGTCAAACTGTCTTCTGGCCGGGAATCAACTCTGACATAGCAAACACAGTTCAAGCCTGTGAGCAGTGCCAGATTCTCCAGCCTAGCCAGCAGAAGGAACCTCTGCTGAATGACGACAACCCTACTAGACCCTTTGAATCTGTGTCGGCCGACTTTTTTGTCGTAGCAGGGAAGTCCTTCTTGGTCGTCGTCGACAGACTCTCAGGTTGGCCCGTTGTCGTCCCTTGTCATGGTGATACCACATCTGCCACTACCATCCGGATCTTCTGCCGCTACTTCCGAGAGGTTGGTGTTCCCCTTCGCCTGCGCACCGACGGAGGACCCCAGTTTACCAGCCAAGAGTTCCGGCACTTCATGGACCGATGGGGAGTCCGGCATGTAGTCACCTCCCCGCACTACCCACAGTCTAATGGTCATGCCGAGGCCGCAGTGAAGACCGTCAAACATCTCATAATGAAGGTAGCGCCCTCCGGCAATATTGACTGTGAAGAGTTCGACCGAGGTTTATTGGAACTTCGCAACACTCCCAACTTCACCGGACGCTCACCGGCCCAGATCCTCTTCGGACGTCCACTAAGGTCTTGTGTCCCTGCCCACCCGCACTCCTTCTCCGAGGACTGGCAGGCCAAGGCTGAAGACTGCAACCGCCGTGCAGCTGCCCGTGCCAAGGATTCTACAGCTCGGTACGACCAGCATGCCCACCCTCTTCCTAGGCTGAAGATTGGCCAGCACGTCAGGATCCAGGACCCGACATCCCACCGCTGGGACAAGGTCGGGGTCATTATGGGCATCGGCAGGTTGAGGACCTATGAAGTGCGTCTCCCTAGTGGCCGGGTGTATTGGCGGAATCGTCGCTTCCTCCGCCCTGTGCAGTATCCCAGTGAAGAGTCCCTTCCCCAGCGTGAGTCCGACGGTGATGACCCGCCTGCTGAGCCCCGTCGATCTGCAAGACTCCAGCGCAAGCAGTCCGCTCGAGATTGA